GCCAGGCCGTCGATGCCTCCATCCAGACCTTGGCCCAGGTCGGCGAGGCCGATACCGAAGTGCCCAACGGCGCCTCGGTGCCGGCCTATTACGCGCTGCTGGCGTCCGCCTACATGCACCAGACCGGCACCCGGCGCGAGGACCTGGCCGAGTTCGCCGCGCTGATGCGGCGCCATGCCGCCAGCCACCCCCATGCGCACCTGAGCGAGGCCATCGGCGTGGACCAGGTGCTGGCGTCCCGGCCCATCGCCACGCCGCTGCACCTGCTGGACTGCTGCCCGATCTCCGACGGCGCGGTGGCCCTGGTGGTGGGCGCGGACGAAGGGCCAGTGCGCATCAGCGGCGCCGGGCAGGCGCACCGCCACCAGCACCTGTCGGCGCTGCGCGACATCCTCGACACCGGCGCGGCGCCCGCGCTCAAGCTGGCCTATGCCGACGCCGGCATCGGCCAGGACCGGGTCGACTACCTGGGCATCTACGATTCCTTCACCATCACGCTGGCCATGCTGCTGGAAGAACTGGGTTTCGCGCCGCGCGGCGGCGCCGCCGCACGCGCACGGCGCGGCGACTTCGATGCGGCCGGGCCGCTGCCGCTCAACACGCACGGGGGCCTGCTGTCGTTCGGGCATTCCGGCGTGGCGGGTGGCATGGCGCACGTGGCCGAGGCCTGGACGCAACTGGCGGGGCGGGCGGGCACGCGGCAAGTCGGCGCGCCGACCTGCGCGCTGGTGCATGCGGACGGCGGCGTGCTGTCCGCCCACGTCAGCCTGGTATTACAAGCGGAGGCTGGCCGATGAACCCGCATGATCCGCTCGACCTGCAACGCTGCGAAGACTGCGGCGCCTGGTGGGCCCTGCGCCCCTACGCCTGCGCCCATTGCGGCGGCACCCGCCTTGCATGGCAACGCAGCGGCGGCGTTGGCGAAGTGCTGGCGCGCACCGAGATCCACCGCGCGCCCGACGCCTTCTGGCGCGCGCACGTGCCCTACGTGCTGGTGCTGGCGCGCCTGGACGAGGGCGCGGTGCTGATGGGCCATGCCGATGCCGGCATCGCCATCAGCCAGCAGGTCCAGGGCCGCGCGATCACGATCGGCGGCCGCCTATTGCTCGGTTTCGAGGCGCGCCGGCCGCCTTGAAGCGCCGCCGGCAACACCATCCCCCCAGCAAAACAACATATCCGCACGACGGAGGAGACAATCATGCGCGCAATCGCAGCATGCCGCACGGCCCTGGCCGCGCTTTCCCTGGTGGCAGCCGCCGCCTCGGCCGCTCAGGACTGGCCAACCAAGCCCATCACCCTGGTGGTGCCGTACCCGCCGGGCGGCCCCACCGACATCGTGGCCCGCGTGGTCGCGCAGGGCCTGGGCGACGAACTGAAGCAGACCATCATCGTCGACAACCGTTCCGGCGCCGGCGGCAACATCGGCGCCGACATGGTGGCCAAGGCCGCGCCCGACGGCTACATGCTTCTGCTGGCGACCACGGCGCACGCCATCAACATGTCGCTGTTCAAGAACCTGAACTACGACACCCGCAAGAGCTTCGCGCCGGTGACGCTGCTGACCAGCGGCCCGCTGGTGATCGTGACGCGGCCGGACCTGCCCGCCAACAACGTGCGCGAGCTGATCGCGCTGGCCAAGTCCACGCCGGGCAAACTGACCTTCGCCTCGTCGGGCAACGGCCAGTCCACCCACCTGGCGGCGGAGCTGTTCGGCGCCATGGCCGGCGTGCGCATGGTGCACGTGCCGTATCGCGGCAGCGCGCCGGCGCTGACCGACGTCATGGGCGGCCAGGCCGACATCATGTTCGACACCATGCTGTCGTCGATGCCCTACGTGAACGGCGGCAAGCTCAAGGCCCTGGCCGTGACCGGCGCGGCGCGTTCGCCGGCCGCGCCCAACGTGCCCACCGTGGCCGAAGCCGGCTTGCCCGGCTACGAGGCCACCGCCTGGAACGGCCTGCTGGCGCCGGCCGGCACGCCCGCGTCGGTGGTGGAGCGCCTGAACAGCGCCTTGCAGAAGGTGCTGGGCCGCGCCGACATCCAGCAGAAATTCGCCGCCCAGGGCTTCGCCCCGGCATGGAAGACGCCCGCCGACACGGCGCGCTTCCTCGATGTCGAGGTCGAGAAATGGGCCGGCGTGGTCAAGACTTCCGGCGCGACGGTCAACTGACCCCGCGCGCCCGCCTTCATCCTACCCAGGGGAGTTTCATGGCTTCTGTACCCACCGGCGACGCCAGCCTCGCGCGCCTGCTCGATCCGGCCTCGATCGCGATCGTCGGCGCCTCCGACAATCCGGACAAGATCGGCGGCCGGCCGATCCACTACATGCGGCGCCACGGCTATGCGGGCACGCTGTACCCGATCAACCCGCAACGCGCCGAAGTGCAGGGCGAGCGCGCCTGGCCCAGCCTGGCCGCGCTGCCGGCGGCGCCGGACCTGGCGATCGTGGCGGTGGCGGGCGAGCAGGCGGTGCGGGCGGTGGATGACTGCGCCGCGCTGGGCGTGGCGGCGGCCATCGTCATCTCGGCCGGCTTCTCGGAAACCGGCGAGGCCGGCCGCGCCCTGCAGGACGCGATGACGGCGCGCGCCCGCGCCGCCGGCATGCGCATCGTCGGCCCCAACTCGCAGGGGTTGGCCAACTTCGGCAACGGCGCCATCGCCAGCTTCTCCACCATGTTCCTGGAAGTGGCGCCGGGCGACGGGCCGGTGGCGGTCATCAGCCAGAGCGGCGGCATGTGCGCGATGGTCTATGGCCTGCTGCGCCAGCGCGGCATCGGCGTGCGTCACGTGCATGCCACCGGCAACGAGGCCGATGTGTCGGTCGCCGAGCTGGCCTGCGCGACGCTGCGCGATCCGGAAGTCGGCTGCGTGCTGCTGTACCTGGAATCGCTGCGCGAAGCCGGCCCCCTGGCCGAGACGGCGGCGCTGGCGCGGGCGCGCGGCGTGCCGCTGATCGTGGTCAAGTCGGGCCGCTCCGAGGCCGGCGCGCGCGCCGCGGCCTCGCATACCGGCGCGCTGGCCAACGAGGACCGCGCGGTCGATGCGTTCTTCGAACACCACGGCATCCTGCGGGCGCGCGATCCGCAGGAACTGGTGCGCTACGCCGAACTGGCCCTGCGCAGCCCCTTGCCGCAAGGCCCGCGCGTGGTGGTGGTCAGCAACTCCGGCGCCAGCTGCGTGCTGGCCTCGGACGCGGCCGCCGAGCGCGGCCTGGAGATCGCGCCGCTGGCCGATGCCACCCAGCAGGCGCTGGCCGAGCGCCTGCCCGGCTATGCCACCACCGTGAACCCGGTGGACATCACCGCCGCGCTGCTGTCGAACAATGGCCTGTTCGGCCAGGTGCTGCCCGTGATCGGCGCCGACCCGGCGGCCGACATGTTCCTGCTGGACATTCCGGTGGCGGGGCGCGGCTACGACGTCGATTCGTTCGCGACGGATGCGGCCGGCTTCGCGCGGGCCGCATCCAAGCCGGTGGTGGTGGTGGCCTGGCAGGACAACGTGGCCGCCACCTTCCGCGCGCACGGCCTGCCGGTGTACGCCGACGAGATCCAGGCGATGGATGCGCTGTCGGCGCTGTTGCGCCTGCGCCGCTTGCGTGAACGCGACGGCGTGATCCCGGCGCCGCAAGCCGCGCTGGCGGCCGATCCGGCGCCGGACGCGACGGGCGGCTTCCTGTCCGAGGCGGCCAGCCTTGCGCTGCTGGCCGACAACGGGCTGGCGGTGATCGAACACGCCGTCTGCCGCACGGCCGACGAGGCCGTTGCCGCCTGGCGCCGCATCGGCGCGCCGGTGGCGTTGAAGGCCTGCTCGGCGCAACTGCCGCACAAGTCCGAGCACGGACTGGTGGCGCTGGGGCTGAACGACGAGGCCGCGGTGCGCACGGCGTTTGCCCATCAGGCCCAGACCTTGGGTAAGCTGGATGTGCGAGACGGCGCCTGGCTGGTGGCGCGGATGCGGCGCGGCCTGCACGAATGCGCGCTGGGCGCGCGGGTGGACCCGGTGCTGGGGCCGGTCGTGATGATCGGCAGCGGCGGCAAGTACGTCGAGGCGCTGCGCGACGTGGCGGTGCTGATGCCGCCGTTCGACGCCGCGCAGGTAGTCGAGAAGCTGCGCGGCCTGCGCATCGGCGCGCTGCTGCAGGGCGTGCGGGGCGATCCGCCGGCCGACGTCGAGGCGCTGGCGCGGCAGGCCGTGGCGCTGGGCGATTACACGCTGGCGGCCGGTCCGCGGCTGGCGTCGATCGACATCAACCCGGTGATGGTCGGCGCCGTGGGGCAGGGCGCGGTGGCGGTGGACGCGCTGGTGGAACTTCATCCCGCCAGCCAGTCCGTGGCCCGCGAGGCGGCGTGATGCCGCCGGCATGCAAACAAAGGAGACGCACCGATGTTTGAAGACCTGAAATCCAAGACCGCGCTGGTCACCGGCGCCTACAGCGGCCTGGGCCGCCATTTCGCGCTGCGGCTGGCCGAGGCCGGCGCGCGCGTGGCGTTGTGCGGCCGCAGGACCGAATTGGGCGCGGCGCTGGCGCAGGAGATCCGCGCCGGTGGCGGCCAGGCCTGCGTCGCGGGCATGGACGTCACTCAACCGGATAGCGTGCAGGCCGCGTTCACGCAGGTGGAGCAGGCGCTGGGTCCGGTGGACATCGTCGTCAACAACGCCGGCATCGCCATGACGCGCCCGGCGCTGGAGATCAGCGAGGACGAGTGGACCGGCCTGATCGACGTCAACCTGAACGGCGCATGGCGCGTGGCCCAATGCGCCGCGCGCCACTTCCAAGGCCACGGCCGGCCCGGCGCCATCGTCAACATCGCCTCGATCCTGGGCCAGCGCGTGGCCTCGCACGTGGCCGCCTACACCGCGGCCAAGGCCGGCCTGCTGCACCTGACCCGCGCGCTGGCGCTGGAATGGGCGCGCCACGGCATCCGCGTGAACGCGCTGGCGCCCGGCTACATCGGCACCGACCTGAACCGCGACTTCTTCGCCACGCCCGCCGGCGAAGCCCTGGTCAAGCGCATCCCGCAGCGCCGCCTGGGCCGCCCGCAGGACCTGGACGGCCCCTTGCTGCTGCTGGCCTCCGATGCCTCCGCCTACATGACGGGCGCCGTCATCGACGTGGACGGCGGCCACCTGGCCAGCTCGCTCTGAACCCGCATCCCCATCCGGAGACCCCGCCATGGATTTTTCGCTGCCCCCCGAACTGGAAGACTACCGCCAGCGCGTGCGCGCCTTCGTCGACCGCGAGCTGATTCCGCTGGAAGCCGACCGCGCCAACTACGACGACCACGAGAACATCGACGGAGCCCTGCTGGACCGCGTCCGCGCCAAGGCCCGCGAGGCCGGCCTGTGGGCGCTGCAGATGCCGCGCCAGCGCGGCGGCCAGGGCCTGCCGATGGTGGGCCTGGCCGCCTGCTACGAAGAAATGAACCGCTCCATCTTCGGCCCGGCCGCCTTCAACGCCGCCGCGCCCGACGACGGCAACATGCGCGTGCTGGCGCAGGTGGCGCGGCCCGACCAGCAGGACCGCTGGCTGCAGCCCATCATCGACGGCAAGGTGCGCTCGTCCTTCGTGATGACCGAACCCAATCCGGGCAGCGGCTCGGACCCGTCGATGATGCGCACCACAGCCACCCGCCAGGGCGACAAGTGGCTGATCCACGGCCGCAAGTGGTTCATCACCGGCGCTGGCGCGGCACAGCATTTCATCCTGATCGCGCGCACCTCGGACGACGCCCGCAAGGGCCTGTCGGCCTTCCTGTTCGACGCCGACCAGCCCGGCTGGCGCATCGTGCGCCGCATCCCCATCATGGGCCCGGAAGAACACGGCGGCCATTGCGAACTGGAATTCGACGGTCTCGAAATCCCCGACGAAAACCGCCTGATGGAAGTGGGCGACGGCCTCAAGCTGACGCAGATCCGCCTCGGCCCGGCGCGCCTGACGCACTGCATGCGCTGGCTTGGCCTGGCGCGGCGCGCCATGGCGGTGGCGGTGGACTACGTCGGCGAACGCAGCAGCTTCGGCCAGAAGCTGGCCGACCGCGAAGGCGTGCAATGGCTGCTGGGCGACGCCGCCATGCAGATCGAGATCGGCCGCCTGCTGACCATGCGCGCCGCCGCGCGGCTGGACCAGGGCGACTTCGCGCGCAAGGAGATCTCCATGGCCAAGATCGTCGTGTCGGAAACCCTGCACAAGGTGGTCGACACCGCCCTGCAACTGAACGGCGCGCGCGGCTATTCCAAGGACACGCCGCTGGAATGGATCTACCGCTACGCGCGCCAGGCGCGGCTGGTGGACGGCGCCTCCGAAGTCCACAAGATGGTGCTGGCGCGCTACCTGATGGACCAGGGCGATGCGTTCTGGCAGTGGGACGATGCGGACGCCCCGCGCAAGGCGCTGGTATGAACGCGCCCGATCCGGCCACCCACGCCGCCCCCGACTGGCTGCCCGCCCTGGCCGCCTACCTGTCGGCCCAGGGCCTGGGCAACGCCGACGGCCTGCGCGCGCGGGCCTTGACGGGCGGCCAGTCCAATCCGACCTACCTGCTGGAAGACGCCAGCGGCGCGCGCGTGCTGCGCAAGCAGCCGCCCGGCACGCTGCTGCCGTCGGCCCACGCCGTCGACCGCGAGTACCGCGTCATGGCCGCGCTGGCCGGCACCGCCGTGCCCGTGCCGGCCATGCTGCACTACTGCGCCGATCCCGCCATCATCGGCACGCCGTTCTACCTGATGAGCTACGCCCGCGGCCGCGTGTTCATGGACCCGGCGCTGCCGGGCCTGGCGCCCGGCGAACGCGCCGCGCTGTATGCCGAGACCGGCCGCGTGCTGGCCGCGCTGCACGCGGTGGAGCCGGCTGCCGTCGGGCTGACGGACTACGGCAAGGCCGGCGACTACTTCGCGCGGCAGGTGGCGCGCTGGACCCGCCAGTACCGCGACACCGAGACCACATCGATCAGCGCCATGGACGCGCTGATCGACTGGCTGCCACAACACCTGCCGCATGACGACCAGACCCGCCTGGTGCATGGCGACTACCGCATCGACAACCTGGTGTTCGCGCCCGACGCGCCGCGCGCCATCGCGCTGCTGGACTGGGAGCTGTCGACGCTGGGCCATCCGCTGGCGGACCTGGCCTATCACTGCATGTGCTGGCGCATCCCGCCGGCCTTGTGGCGCGGCATCGCCGGCCTGGACCTGGCGGCGCTGGGCATTCCCGACGAAGCGGATTTCGTGCGCGCCTATTGCGAAGCGCGCGGCATCGCGCCGCCGCCGAATTGGGACTTCTACCTGGCCTACAGCTTCTTTCGCATCGCCGCCATCCTGCAAGGCGTGTACGCCCGCGCCCGCGCCGGCAACGCCGCCGCCACGGATGCGCTCGAGATGGGCGCGCGCGTCGAACCGCTGGCCGCGCTGGGCTGGCAGGCCGCGCAACGCGAGTCCGCACGCCTGGCCGCCGCCGGCCACTAGGAGCGCATCATGCCCCCACCGTCCGCCGACGCGCTGCCGCGCAACGCCGCCAACCACCAGCCGCTGACGCCGCTGGGCTTCCTGCAATGGGCCGCCGCCGTCTACCCGGAACGCGCTGCGCTGCTGCACGGCGACCGCAGCCAAAGCTGGCGCGTCACCGACCAACGCTGCCGCCGCATGGCAGCGGCGCTCACCGCCTGGGGCGTGCGTCGTGGCGACGTGGTGGCGGTGCTCGCGCCCAACACGCCGGCCCTGTACGAAGCGCACTTCGGCGTGCCGATGGCCGGCGCGGTGCTGAACGCGCTCAACACCCGTCTGGACGCGCGCACGCTGGCGTTCATCCTGCAACACGGCGGCGCCACCGTGCTGCTCTACGACAGCGAATACGCCGCCCTGGTGCGCGAGGTGCTGGGCCACCTGCGCACGCCACCGCGCACCGTGCGCATCGAGGACAGCGAATACGCCGGCCCGCACGGCGACCTGGGCGACGCGGAATACGAAGCCTGGCTCGCCGCGCAACCCGCCGACGCCCCCTGGCAAGAGCCGCAAGACGAATGGGACAACCTCTGCCTGAACTACACCTCGGGCACCACCGGCAACCCCAAGGGTGTGCTCTACCACCATCGCGGCGCCTACCTCAACGCCACCGGCAACGTCCTGGCCTGCGGCATGCCGCCGCACGCGGTCTACCTGTGGACGCTGCCCATGTTCCACTGCAACGGCTGGTGCTTCCCGTGGACCATGGCGGCGCTGGCCGGCACCAACGTCTGCCTGCGGCGCGTGGAGC
The window above is part of the Achromobacter deleyi genome. Proteins encoded here:
- a CDS encoding acyl-CoA dehydrogenase family protein gives rise to the protein MDFSLPPELEDYRQRVRAFVDRELIPLEADRANYDDHENIDGALLDRVRAKAREAGLWALQMPRQRGGQGLPMVGLAACYEEMNRSIFGPAAFNAAAPDDGNMRVLAQVARPDQQDRWLQPIIDGKVRSSFVMTEPNPGSGSDPSMMRTTATRQGDKWLIHGRKWFITGAGAAQHFILIARTSDDARKGLSAFLFDADQPGWRIVRRIPIMGPEEHGGHCELEFDGLEIPDENRLMEVGDGLKLTQIRLGPARLTHCMRWLGLARRAMAVAVDYVGERSSFGQKLADREGVQWLLGDAAMQIEIGRLLTMRAAARLDQGDFARKEISMAKIVVSETLHKVVDTALQLNGARGYSKDTPLEWIYRYARQARLVDGASEVHKMVLARYLMDQGDAFWQWDDADAPRKALV
- a CDS encoding SDR family NAD(P)-dependent oxidoreductase — its product is MFEDLKSKTALVTGAYSGLGRHFALRLAEAGARVALCGRRTELGAALAQEIRAGGGQACVAGMDVTQPDSVQAAFTQVEQALGPVDIVVNNAGIAMTRPALEISEDEWTGLIDVNLNGAWRVAQCAARHFQGHGRPGAIVNIASILGQRVASHVAAYTAAKAGLLHLTRALALEWARHGIRVNALAPGYIGTDLNRDFFATPAGEALVKRIPQRRLGRPQDLDGPLLLLASDASAYMTGAVIDVDGGHLASSL
- a CDS encoding Zn-ribbon domain-containing OB-fold protein — protein: MNPHDPLDLQRCEDCGAWWALRPYACAHCGGTRLAWQRSGGVGEVLARTEIHRAPDAFWRAHVPYVLVLARLDEGAVLMGHADAGIAISQQVQGRAITIGGRLLLGFEARRPP
- a CDS encoding phosphotransferase family protein — protein: MNAPDPATHAAPDWLPALAAYLSAQGLGNADGLRARALTGGQSNPTYLLEDASGARVLRKQPPGTLLPSAHAVDREYRVMAALAGTAVPVPAMLHYCADPAIIGTPFYLMSYARGRVFMDPALPGLAPGERAALYAETGRVLAALHAVEPAAVGLTDYGKAGDYFARQVARWTRQYRDTETTSISAMDALIDWLPQHLPHDDQTRLVHGDYRIDNLVFAPDAPRAIALLDWELSTLGHPLADLAYHCMCWRIPPALWRGIAGLDLAALGIPDEADFVRAYCEARGIAPPPNWDFYLAYSFFRIAAILQGVYARARAGNAAATDALEMGARVEPLAALGWQAAQRESARLAAAGH
- a CDS encoding thiolase family protein; this translates as MPDLHHAYLLAAATTRFGRHEGRSALDLMAEAANAALAQSGLRRGDIDGVLCGYATTFPHLMLATLLSEKLGLEPHYAHGMQMGGATGAAMVMLARELVRAGRCRRVLVVAGENRLTGQAVDASIQTLAQVGEADTEVPNGASVPAYYALLASAYMHQTGTRREDLAEFAALMRRHAASHPHAHLSEAIGVDQVLASRPIATPLHLLDCCPISDGAVALVVGADEGPVRISGAGQAHRHQHLSALRDILDTGAAPALKLAYADAGIGQDRVDYLGIYDSFTITLAMLLEELGFAPRGGAAARARRGDFDAAGPLPLNTHGGLLSFGHSGVAGGMAHVAEAWTQLAGRAGTRQVGAPTCALVHADGGVLSAHVSLVLQAEAGR
- a CDS encoding acetate--CoA ligase family protein, whose amino-acid sequence is MASVPTGDASLARLLDPASIAIVGASDNPDKIGGRPIHYMRRHGYAGTLYPINPQRAEVQGERAWPSLAALPAAPDLAIVAVAGEQAVRAVDDCAALGVAAAIVISAGFSETGEAGRALQDAMTARARAAGMRIVGPNSQGLANFGNGAIASFSTMFLEVAPGDGPVAVISQSGGMCAMVYGLLRQRGIGVRHVHATGNEADVSVAELACATLRDPEVGCVLLYLESLREAGPLAETAALARARGVPLIVVKSGRSEAGARAAASHTGALANEDRAVDAFFEHHGILRARDPQELVRYAELALRSPLPQGPRVVVVSNSGASCVLASDAAAERGLEIAPLADATQQALAERLPGYATTVNPVDITAALLSNNGLFGQVLPVIGADPAADMFLLDIPVAGRGYDVDSFATDAAGFARAASKPVVVVAWQDNVAATFRAHGLPVYADEIQAMDALSALLRLRRLRERDGVIPAPQAALAADPAPDATGGFLSEAASLALLADNGLAVIEHAVCRTADEAVAAWRRIGAPVALKACSAQLPHKSEHGLVALGLNDEAAVRTAFAHQAQTLGKLDVRDGAWLVARMRRGLHECALGARVDPVLGPVVMIGSGGKYVEALRDVAVLMPPFDAAQVVEKLRGLRIGALLQGVRGDPPADVEALARQAVALGDYTLAAGPRLASIDINPVMVGAVGQGAVAVDALVELHPASQSVAREAA
- a CDS encoding tripartite tricarboxylate transporter substrate binding protein, with protein sequence MRAIAACRTALAALSLVAAAASAAQDWPTKPITLVVPYPPGGPTDIVARVVAQGLGDELKQTIIVDNRSGAGGNIGADMVAKAAPDGYMLLLATTAHAINMSLFKNLNYDTRKSFAPVTLLTSGPLVIVTRPDLPANNVRELIALAKSTPGKLTFASSGNGQSTHLAAELFGAMAGVRMVHVPYRGSAPALTDVMGGQADIMFDTMLSSMPYVNGGKLKALAVTGAARSPAAPNVPTVAEAGLPGYEATAWNGLLAPAGTPASVVERLNSALQKVLGRADIQQKFAAQGFAPAWKTPADTARFLDVEVEKWAGVVKTSGATVN